A stretch of DNA from Tachysurus vachellii isolate PV-2020 chromosome 4, HZAU_Pvac_v1, whole genome shotgun sequence:
TCACGCTGACATCATCACGCTGACGTCATCACGTTGACATCATCACGCTGACATCATCACGCTGACATCATCACGCTGACATCATCACGCTGACATCATCACGCTGACGTCATCACGCTGACATCATGTCCACATGTAACAAGAAGTAAAAGAGCAACATGtatctttatttaataatctaataataacagaaatatgtttttatgattgtttattatgttttttttaattacgtTATGGAAGtttgctcttcctcttcctcagacGAGTCTTCCTCTTTGTCCTTGAGTCGATGATGAGCTGCGACTGCCGTTTAAGGGACATCcgagtgatgacatcacaatcATCATCCTCGCTGTCAGCATcttctacagagagagagaacttccTTATGTTAGTGTAATGGGGTGTAGTGAGCATTAATGACTTCTATTCTCTTATACAACAGATATAAAGTTTAAACAGTGGCCATATTTAACAGATTTGGTCTGCAGcacacatagtgtgtgtgtgtgtgtgtgtgtgtgtgtgagtgagtgtgtgagtgtgtgtgagtgtgtgagtgtgtgtgtcaccttcATGCAGGTCGGCTCTCTGATAATCTGGTAGTGTGATGCGGGTATTGTAGTCAGGCAATTTCCCCTCAATGCTAGCAtagaactgcacacacacacacacacacacacacacacacacacacacacacacacacacctattaaTCAGATGAAGGCTTTCTGTCaatctgcttctctctctctctctctctcacacacacacagacagacccacagacacagacaaacacacagacagacacacagacaaacacacagacaaacacacagacagacacagacaaacacacagacagacacacagacagacagacacagacaaacacacagacagacagacacagacaaacacacagacaaacacacagacagacacagacaaacacacagacaaacacacagacagacacacagacagacccacagacagacccacagacacacacacacacagacaaacacacagacagacacacacacacctccaggtCTTCCATCTCCttaatcagtgtgtgtacatCATGTCCCTGTAGTTCATCCTGCAGCTGCATCAGTTTCAGTTCTGCCTCCTGCAGCAGGTTTAACACAGgcagaggaaacacacactctcgctgCTTAGggtcatcctacacacacacacacacacacacacacacactcaatacaaGTACTTTGTAATACTGCTCTCAATACagaaattatactttttttgtgtgtgtatatgtgtgtgtatttgtgtgtatttgtgtgtgtgtacctgcagtgtGATGTGCTGCATTCTGTCACACAGATGTTCCACAGCATTGCTCAcggtgctcagtgtgtgtgtgagtctctccACAGTCTCTTTAGCTGCATCTTGTCTCTGCTGTTCCCTCTgtaactgagacacacactcctccaacATCCTCCTcctactaacacacacacatacacacacaagtgagtatgtgtgtgtgtgtgtgtgttgtgtgtgtgtgtgtctctctcttacttggTCAGGTTGGTCTCTCCTGAATACTTCATGTCCTGGTACTGAGTGTGAACTTTGTCTCTCTCCTCCTTCAGCCACTGAAGTTCATGCTCATTCTGCACCTTCATCTTCTccaggtgtgtgtaagtgtcacaTTGAGATATGAACCTGTCCACCACCTCctacacacgcactcacacacacatacattctctAATTCAGTTAGATATCTGAAACATAGTCATAGGACTGTAAGGTTGCAGAAGAAATTGAAGTGATGAATACTACACAGagcatttcagtgtgtgtgtgtgtgtgtgtgtgtgtgtgtgtgtgtgtggacctgcATGTCAGTGACTCCTGTAGCCTCTGTGATACGTATGAAAGCCTCCTCAAAGCTGGAGATAGTTCTGTAGTTCACTTCCTCTGCTGTTCCACTGTGCTGCATTTCACTGCTCAGATCATCTGTGTGGAGCGCCACCCTCTGTgcctgacacacagacacacacattaacacacacattaacacacacacactcagacgcCTATATTGTTTAAGATGTATAGCATCACACAATATTCTATCCCGACacattttttcctctgtgtgtagtatagtgtgtagttgttgtgtagtgtgtatagttgtAATTTTGTGTTATGTacttgtgtaattgtgtgtttgtgactcaCTCTGCGTTCACCGCGgtcagtttgtgttttttgttcctctgt
This window harbors:
- the odad3 gene encoding coiled-coil domain-containing protein 151 isoform X1, encoding MATFRSKNMVHDQISELQRKIQLLEGERSAQYESSQCLIKKNKEKILQFRHENKLLHRKLAEALAGDEQVIRDAFHARNSEKAAYRNMSAKAAVQVLDQKVCDKVKKLNALKHVTNTQRHRLEELNTEYNTVRATRPGLLTDGVAKNEVDFTDVQPQKNLRVLENRLEKAQLKCQETEHIMRSYQKLKEHLQEESLMFQSKLDELECEIIQQKQELKDLQLMNNNAHQAKDTAKAELQNQELMVYSERRERELILNRYKKHTEEQKTQTDRGERRAQRVALHTDDLSSEMQHSGTAEEVNYRTISSFEEAFIRITEATGVTDMQEVVDRFISQCDTYTHLEKMKVQNEHELQWLKEERDKVHTQYQDMKYSGETNLTNRRRMLEECVSQLQREQQRQDAAKETVERLTHTLSTVSNAVEHLCDRMQHITLQDDPKQRECVFPLPVLNLLQEAELKLMQLQDELQGHDVHTLIKEMEDLEFYASIEGKLPDYNTRITLPDYQRADLHEEDADSEDDDCDVITRMSLKRQSQLIIDSRTKRKTRLRKRKSKLP
- the odad3 gene encoding coiled-coil domain-containing protein 151 isoform X2; the protein is MATFRSKNMVHDQISELQRKIQLLEGERSAQYESSQCLIKKNKEKILQFRHENKLLHRKLAEALAGDEQVIRDAFHARNSEKAAYRNMSAKAAVQVLDQKVCDKVKKLNALKHVTNTQRHRLEELNTEYNTVRATRPGLLTDGVAKNLRVLENRLEKAQLKCQETEHIMRSYQKLKEHLQEESLMFQSKLDELECEIIQQKQELKDLQLMNNNAHQAKDTAKAELQNQELMVYSERRERELILNRYKKHTEEQKTQTDRGERRAQRVALHTDDLSSEMQHSGTAEEVNYRTISSFEEAFIRITEATGVTDMQEVVDRFISQCDTYTHLEKMKVQNEHELQWLKEERDKVHTQYQDMKYSGETNLTNRRRMLEECVSQLQREQQRQDAAKETVERLTHTLSTVSNAVEHLCDRMQHITLQDDPKQRECVFPLPVLNLLQEAELKLMQLQDELQGHDVHTLIKEMEDLEFYASIEGKLPDYNTRITLPDYQRADLHEEDADSEDDDCDVITRMSLKRQSQLIIDSRTKRKTRLRKRKSKLP